A genomic stretch from Anabrus simplex isolate iqAnaSimp1 chromosome 2, ASM4041472v1, whole genome shotgun sequence includes:
- the LOC136864743 gene encoding uncharacterized protein: MSLLLVGVLLITANIAVARKIPTGTNVDVFSLEVCTQYGQTCDETCKHLGLCLDTGNGFEFQQTMTCGDGLYCDSETHRCVKKEESSCVANKEEVICGTLGIFPDPYDCTKQLECTVVGLNASRGEACPAGMKFDPCTSQCDIDSSGDLTCNKVPPLCQYAGQVKRIPENHRLYYFCAENEDHLLRPVINRCPEGFFNVQTDQCTKSTVSGCVDPNGGENE, translated from the exons ATGTCTCTTCTACTTGTTGGTGTTCTACTCATCACAGCT aATATTGCTGTTGCTCGCAAGATTCCCACTGGGACTAATGTGGATGTGTTCAGTTTGGAAGTCTGCACACAGTATGGGCAAACGTGTGATGAGACGTGCAAACATTTAGGCCTCTGCCTTGATACAGGAAATGGGTTTGAATTTCAACAGACTATGACTTGTGGTGATGGTCTATACTGTGACTCTGAAACTCACCGATGCGTGAAAAAAGAAGAAAGCTCATGTGTAGCAAACAAAGAGGAGGTCATTTGTGGTACTCTTGGTATCTTCCCGGATCCATATGATTGTACAAAGCAGCTGGAATGCACGGTAGTAGGTTTAAACGCTAGTCGAGGTGAAGCGTGCCCTGCAGGCATGAAGTTCGACCCGTGTACAAGTCAGTGTGATATAGATAGCTCAGGTGACCTTACCTGCAACAAAGTACCTCCCTTATGTCAATATGCTGGCCAGGTGAAGAGAATACCTGAAAACCACAGACTGTACTACTTCTGTGCAGAAAATGAAGATCATCTCCTTCGTCCTGTTATCAACCGGTGCCCCGAAGGCTTCTTCAACGTGCAGACCGACCAGTGCACAAAGAGTACAGTTTCAGGATGTGTGGATCCCAATGGTGGGGAAAATGAGTAG